One Candidatus Tanganyikabacteria bacterium DNA window includes the following coding sequences:
- a CDS encoding PD40 domain-containing protein, whose translation MPFAPLLAMIAASVLLAAAATPGVPEPLHHPAEKRLSNVRKLTSGGQNAEAYFSADGARIVFQATRPPHGCDQIYTMDLSGGAMRRLSSGEGRTTCSFFLPDGKRFVYASTHLGGPNCPAPPDNRLGYVWPLFPDYDIFLGDLGGGAHRRLTDTPGYDAEAAVSPDGRRVVFTSVRDGDLEIYSMNSDGTDVRRLTHRKGFDGGPFYSWDGKHIVYRSHYPDTPEALAEYEGLLAQNLMRPTRAEVYLMNADGSGQTQVTRTGHANWSPFMHPDGRRIVFSSNMHDPRGRTFSLYMINTDGTGLERVTYGARFDSFPMFSRDGTRLLFSSSRAATEAREFNVFLADWQP comes from the coding sequence ATGCCCTTCGCGCCGCTTCTCGCCATGATCGCCGCCAGCGTGCTGCTGGCTGCCGCTGCAACTCCCGGAGTGCCGGAGCCGTTGCACCACCCGGCCGAGAAGCGCCTGTCAAACGTGCGCAAGCTGACCTCGGGCGGCCAGAACGCCGAGGCCTACTTCTCGGCCGACGGCGCGCGCATCGTCTTCCAGGCGACGCGCCCGCCTCACGGCTGCGACCAGATCTACACGATGGATCTTTCCGGCGGGGCGATGCGCAGGCTGTCGAGCGGCGAGGGCCGCACCACGTGCTCCTTCTTCCTGCCCGACGGCAAGCGCTTCGTGTACGCCTCGACGCACCTGGGCGGGCCGAATTGCCCGGCCCCGCCGGACAACCGCCTCGGCTACGTCTGGCCCCTCTTTCCCGACTACGACATCTTCCTGGGGGACCTCGGGGGCGGCGCGCACAGGCGCCTGACCGACACGCCGGGCTACGACGCCGAGGCCGCCGTCTCGCCGGACGGCCGCCGCGTGGTCTTCACGTCGGTGCGCGACGGCGATCTCGAGATCTACTCGATGAACAGCGACGGCACCGACGTGCGCCGCCTGACCCATCGCAAGGGTTTCGACGGCGGACCGTTCTACTCCTGGGACGGCAAGCACATCGTCTACCGGAGCCACTACCCCGACACTCCCGAAGCACTGGCCGAGTACGAGGGCCTCCTGGCCCAGAACCTGATGCGGCCGACGAGAGCCGAGGTCTACCTCATGAACGCCGACGGCTCCGGGCAGACCCAGGTGACCCGGACCGGACACGCCAACTGGTCGCCCTTCATGCACCCGGACGGGCGCCGCATCGTCTTTTCCTCGAACATGCACGATCCGCGCGGCCGCACGTTCTCGCTCTACATGATCAACACCGACGGGACGGGACTGGAGCGTGTCACGTACGGCGCGCGCTTCGACAGCTTCCCGATGTTCAGCCGGGACGGCACCAGGCTGCTCTTCAGCTCGTCGCGCGCCGCGACCGAGGCTCGCGAGTTCAACGTCTTCCTGGCTGACTGGCAGCCCTGA